In the Magnolia sinica isolate HGM2019 chromosome 15, MsV1, whole genome shotgun sequence genome, one interval contains:
- the LOC131227518 gene encoding thaumatin-like protein gives MQTISFVGRVMEILSLFIFLPLLLPSASATTFTLYNKCPHTVWPGIQPGAGKPILARGGFRLLPKQAYTLHAPAAWSGRIWGRQDCAFDASGRGHCATGDCGGALYCNGLGGTPPATLAEITLGPQDFYDVSLVDGYNLAISVMPYRGKGKCSSAGCVSDLNMMCPVGLQVRSGKDNRVVACKSACFAFNSPKYCCTGIYGNPQSCKPTAYSRIFKTACPRAYSYAYDDPTSIVTCSGGSYFITFCPHR, from the exons ATGCAAACAATTTCTTTTGTTGGGAGAGTGATGGAGATCCTATCTCTCTTCATTTTCCTCCCCCTCCTTCTGCCCTCAG CATCGGCAACGACGTTCACACTCTACAATAAGTGTCCCCACACAGTGTGGCCTGGCATACAGCCTGGTGCAGGCAAGCCCATCCTCGCACGTGGCGGCTTCCGCCTCCTCCCCAAGCAAGCCTACACCCTGCACGCGCCAGCAGCATGGTCGGGCCGCATCTGGGGCCGCCAGGACTGCGCCTTCGACGCATCCGGCCGCGGCCACTGTGCCACAGGCGactgtggtggggccctctaCTGCAACGGCCTAGGTGGTACCCCACCTGCCACGCTGGCTGAGATCACACTGGGCCCACAAGATTTCTACGACGTGAGCCTAGTGGACGGCTACAATCTGGCCATATCGGTGATGCCGTATAGGGGGAAGGGAAAGTGCAGCTCGGCGGGTTGTGTGAGCGATCTGAATATGATGTGTCCGGTGGGCCTTCAGGTGCGGTCGGGAAAAGATAATAGGGTGGTCGCGTGTAAGAGCGCGTGCTTCGCGTTTAACTCCCCCAAGTATTGCTGTACCGGGATCTACGGGAATCCGCAGTCCTGCAAGCCCACGGCGTATTCCAGGATATTCAAGACGGCCTGTCCTAGGGCGTATTCTTATGCGTATGATGATCCTACTAGTATTGTGACATGTAGTGGTGGTAGCTATTTCATTACCTTCTGCCCACACCGCTAG